A window of Garciella nitratireducens DSM 15102 contains these coding sequences:
- a CDS encoding NfeD family protein, protein MKTRACVFFISSMILLLVGIHSVQATNGQVFIIPIKGEVGPAMEKFVHQSIREAEENHAKAIVFQIDTPGGVVENAINISEEILNTPIKTIAYIKNEAISAGTLITISAQQIYMSSSATIGAAETRPNEEKYISYWTGKLRNVAQIRGRDPQLVAAMADADIQIKGVIQKGKLLTLTSKEALELNFIEGIENSVEEVKKSCDLENYSSKQLEPSFQLKLAALATSTMVTSILLTIGFIGIIVEIFTPGFGVGGAISIVCFGLYFGGVLLAGYSSWVAVFLFIIGFILLLIEVFAPGFGIPGIGGILSIIISIIMASSSIEQAILSLCISLLLTIIAGILLIKFVPKNKFFSRITLSTSLNTENGYISSDIFKDYIGKIGITLTPLRPSGSIEVDGIKLDVVSDNRYIGKNQKVKIINIEGNRIIVQKLN, encoded by the coding sequence TTGAAAACGAGAGCTTGTGTATTTTTTATTTCTTCTATGATACTACTTTTAGTAGGAATCCATTCTGTTCAAGCAACCAATGGGCAAGTGTTTATAATACCTATTAAGGGAGAAGTAGGTCCAGCGATGGAGAAATTTGTTCATCAAAGTATAAGAGAAGCAGAGGAAAATCATGCAAAAGCCATTGTATTTCAGATCGATACCCCAGGGGGAGTAGTAGAGAATGCTATCAATATAAGTGAAGAAATTTTAAACACACCTATTAAAACGATAGCTTATATAAAAAATGAAGCTATATCTGCTGGCACCCTTATTACAATATCTGCTCAACAAATTTATATGTCTTCTTCGGCAACAATTGGTGCAGCAGAGACAAGACCAAATGAAGAAAAATATATAAGTTATTGGACAGGAAAATTACGAAATGTAGCACAAATTCGGGGAAGGGATCCTCAACTAGTAGCTGCCATGGCTGATGCAGATATACAAATCAAAGGAGTAATACAAAAAGGAAAACTTTTAACCCTTACCTCGAAAGAGGCTTTAGAGTTAAATTTCATTGAAGGAATAGAAAATTCTGTAGAGGAAGTCAAAAAATCTTGTGATTTAGAAAATTATTCATCAAAACAATTAGAACCCTCTTTTCAATTAAAATTAGCAGCTTTAGCGACTAGTACAATGGTGACGTCTATATTATTGACTATTGGTTTCATAGGGATTATTGTTGAAATTTTTACTCCAGGATTTGGAGTAGGAGGAGCTATAAGTATTGTATGCTTTGGTTTATATTTTGGAGGTGTATTATTAGCAGGATATAGTAGTTGGGTTGCTGTTTTTTTATTTATAATTGGTTTTATATTATTATTGATAGAGGTATTTGCTCCTGGATTTGGAATTCCTGGGATAGGTGGAATTCTTTCCATTATTATAAGTATTATCATGGCTTCATCTTCTATAGAACAAGCGATTCTTTCTTTATGTATTTCTCTTCTATTAACCATTATAGCAGGTATATTATTAATAAAATTTGTGCCTAAAAATAAGTTTTTTAGTCGTATTACTTTATCCACATCTTTAAATACAGAAAATGGTTATATTAGTAGTGATATTTTTAAAGATTATATAGGGAAAATAGGGATTACATTAACCCCTCTTCGTCCTTCTGGAAGTATAGAAGTAGATGGAATAAAATTGGATGTAGTTTCAGATAATAGATATATTGGGAAAAATCAAAAAGTAAAAATTATAAACATAGAAGGAAATCGAATTATTGTACAAAAATTAAATTAA
- the floA gene encoding flotillin-like protein FloA (flotillin-like protein involved in membrane lipid rafts) yields the protein MALVSMIIIIGILLILLALIFTFIPVGLWIAALAANVSIGIFTLIGMRLRRVVPKKVVDPLIKASKAGLKIGVDQLEAHYLAGGDVDRVVNALIAAQRADIDLSFERAAAIDLAGRDVLEAVQMKVNPKVIETPIIAAVAKDGIEVKVKARVTVRADINRLIGGAGEDTIIARVGEGIVTTVGSSVSHKDVLENPDSISQTVLNKGLDAGTAYEILSIDIADVDVGRNIGAQLQTAQAEADKRIAQARAEERRAMAVAKEQEMRASVEEMRAKVVESEAEVPKAMAQALREGKLGVMDYYNMNNILADTQMRDSISKLGRDSDKNNL from the coding sequence ATGGCATTGGTAAGTATGATTATTATTATAGGTATTTTGTTAATATTATTAGCATTAATATTTACCTTTATTCCTGTGGGGTTATGGATAGCAGCGTTGGCAGCTAATGTATCTATTGGCATTTTTACCTTAATAGGTATGAGATTAAGACGAGTGGTTCCTAAAAAAGTGGTAGACCCTCTTATTAAGGCAAGTAAAGCTGGATTAAAAATAGGAGTGGATCAATTAGAAGCTCATTATTTGGCAGGTGGAGATGTAGATCGAGTGGTAAATGCTTTAATTGCAGCTCAAAGAGCGGATATTGATTTAAGTTTTGAAAGAGCTGCAGCTATTGATCTTGCAGGAAGGGACGTATTAGAAGCGGTTCAAATGAAAGTAAATCCTAAAGTTATTGAAACCCCTATTATCGCTGCAGTGGCAAAAGATGGAATTGAAGTGAAGGTAAAGGCAAGGGTGACAGTAAGGGCTGATATTAATCGATTGATTGGTGGAGCCGGAGAAGATACTATTATTGCTAGAGTAGGAGAAGGAATTGTTACTACAGTAGGAAGTTCTGTTTCTCATAAAGATGTTTTGGAAAATCCAGATTCTATATCACAAACGGTATTAAATAAAGGATTAGATGCAGGAACTGCTTATGAAATTCTTTCAATTGATATTGCAGATGTGGATGTGGGAAGAAATATTGGAGCTCAATTACAAACAGCTCAGGCAGAAGCTGATAAACGTATTGCTCAAGCTAGAGCCGAAGAAAGAAGGGCAATGGCAGTAGCTAAAGAACAGGAAATGAGAGCTTCTGTAGAAGAAATGAGAGCAAAAGTAGTAGAATCCGAAGCAGAAGTACCTAAAGCAATGGCTCAAGCGTTAAGAGAAGGAAAGTTAGGGGTTATGGATTATTATAATATGAATAATATATTAGCAGATACCCAAATGAGAGATTCTATATCAAAATTAGGTAGAGATAGCGATAAAAATAATTTATAA
- the yqfC gene encoding sporulation protein YqfC, with protein MGDKLNNIKEELSDVLELPKEVVLDLPKISLIGKMQLIIENHKGIIEYTPMQIRIASNSGMIKIQGNHLYIKIIVKEEIIITGEIEAFQFIP; from the coding sequence ATGGGAGATAAACTCAATAATATAAAAGAAGAATTATCTGATGTTTTAGAGTTACCAAAAGAAGTAGTATTAGATTTACCAAAAATATCATTAATAGGGAAAATGCAGTTAATTATAGAAAACCATAAGGGAATTATTGAATATACTCCTATGCAAATTAGAATAGCTAGTAATTCTGGAATGATTAAAATACAAGGAAATCATTTATATATAAAAATCATTGTAAAAGAAGAGATCATTATTACGGGAGAAATAGAGGCCTTTCAATTTATTCCGTAA
- the yqfD gene encoding sporulation protein YqfD, translating to MLIVKLWNCFKGYVTIKIEGFALEKFLNLLVREEIFVWDIIRQSNTCIYLKVNKKDFPKLKSILKKVSCRIEIVDKKGLPFILSKIKKRKFLVLGGLLAIICVFFFTSFIWTINIIGNKRISDDILLKQLQQLGVKKGEWKYKFNEEKLENELIFANPDLNYVKINFIGTKVQVEIVEREVLPPEQNMDIPTNVIAERDGIIHNIFSYEGEPVVKEGDLVKKGDLLISGEILNKEFTKENEETEEIKSEETTRKVHAWGDVYAKTWYELEVIVPTKIKQEKQEKNEKNKVEQRSIILGKIEFTPRKKDIPYKKYDKIEKSTPIIDWKGFEIPIYIKNTVYYPTIEKKELTQKEIKKEALKIARKNIEKKRNQKIDIINNRMEIINKDENYAKIQMFVEAIEQIGKIQEIK from the coding sequence ATGCTTATTGTTAAATTGTGGAATTGTTTTAAAGGATATGTTACTATTAAAATTGAAGGCTTTGCATTAGAAAAATTTTTAAATCTTTTAGTAAGAGAAGAAATCTTTGTATGGGATATCATTCGACAATCGAATACCTGTATTTATTTAAAGGTAAACAAGAAAGATTTTCCAAAATTAAAAAGCATTTTAAAGAAAGTGTCTTGTAGGATAGAAATCGTTGATAAGAAAGGACTTCCTTTTATATTAAGTAAAATAAAAAAGAGAAAATTTTTAGTATTGGGGGGATTATTAGCCATTATATGTGTATTCTTTTTTACTTCTTTTATATGGACTATTAATATTATTGGAAATAAACGGATTTCTGATGATATCCTTTTAAAACAATTACAACAATTAGGAGTAAAAAAAGGGGAATGGAAATATAAATTTAATGAAGAAAAATTAGAAAATGAATTGATTTTTGCAAATCCAGATTTAAATTATGTTAAAATAAATTTTATAGGGACAAAAGTGCAAGTAGAAATAGTAGAAAGAGAAGTTCTTCCTCCAGAACAAAATATGGATATTCCTACTAATGTAATTGCAGAAAGAGATGGAATAATTCATAATATTTTTTCATATGAAGGGGAACCTGTAGTAAAAGAAGGAGATTTAGTGAAAAAAGGAGATTTATTGATTAGTGGAGAAATTCTTAATAAAGAATTTACAAAAGAAAATGAAGAAACCGAAGAAATTAAAAGTGAAGAAACGACTAGAAAAGTTCATGCTTGGGGAGATGTATATGCTAAAACATGGTATGAATTAGAAGTTATTGTTCCTACTAAGATAAAACAAGAAAAACAAGAAAAAAATGAAAAAAATAAGGTAGAACAACGTTCTATTATTTTAGGAAAAATAGAATTTACTCCGAGGAAAAAAGATATTCCTTATAAAAAATATGATAAAATAGAAAAAAGTACTCCTATTATTGATTGGAAAGGGTTTGAAATTCCTATATATATAAAAAATACAGTATATTATCCTACGATTGAAAAAAAAGAATTAACACAAAAAGAAATAAAGAAGGAAGCTTTAAAAATTGCACGTAAAAATATAGAAAAGAAAAGAAATCAAAAAATTGATATAATTAATAATAGAATGGAAATTATAAATAAAGATGAAAATTATGCTAAAATTCAGATGTTTGTAGAAGCGATTGAACAAATAGGAAAAATTCAGGAAATCAAGTAA
- a CDS encoding PhoH family protein, whose translation MQEDLIEEQIKIENLDYQIQLFGNFDENVKIIEKNFPVQIISRDDMLKIIGKEEDVNSVKNIIQQLLESIKNNNSITSQSVEYIVGLAKKGEENKFSTLSEVICYTAKGKVIRTKTLGQKKYVEAIKNNEVVFGIGPAGTGKTYLAMAMAVTALKNEEVNRIILTRPAVEAGESLGFLPGDLQEKVDPYLRPLYDALYDIMGSDTYLSYIEKGIIEVAPLAYMRGRTLDDSFIILDEAQNTTPEQMKMFLTRLGFGSKAIITGDVTQVDLPQGRESGLKVVTKILNEVSGIDFVYLTQSDVVRHPLVQRIIEAYDIYDKKE comes from the coding sequence TTGCAAGAGGATTTAATAGAAGAACAAATCAAGATAGAAAATCTAGATTATCAAATTCAATTATTTGGAAATTTTGATGAAAATGTTAAAATTATAGAAAAGAATTTCCCTGTTCAGATTATTTCTAGGGATGATATGTTAAAGATCATAGGGAAAGAAGAAGACGTAAATTCTGTGAAAAATATTATTCAACAACTTTTAGAGAGTATAAAAAACAATAATTCTATTACAAGTCAAAGTGTAGAATATATTGTGGGTTTAGCGAAGAAAGGAGAAGAAAATAAGTTTTCTACTCTATCTGAAGTTATATGTTATACAGCAAAAGGGAAGGTAATTCGCACAAAAACCTTAGGACAAAAGAAGTATGTGGAGGCAATTAAAAATAATGAAGTAGTTTTTGGAATTGGCCCTGCAGGTACTGGAAAAACATACTTAGCGATGGCAATGGCAGTGACAGCTTTAAAAAATGAAGAGGTAAACCGTATTATCCTAACAAGACCAGCTGTAGAAGCTGGAGAAAGCTTAGGTTTTTTGCCAGGAGATCTTCAAGAAAAGGTAGATCCTTATCTTAGACCATTATATGATGCTTTATATGATATTATGGGATCGGACACCTATCTTAGTTATATTGAAAAAGGGATTATAGAAGTAGCTCCTTTGGCTTATATGAGAGGAAGAACTTTGGATGATTCTTTTATTATTTTAGACGAAGCACAAAATACTACTCCTGAACAAATGAAAATGTTTTTGACGAGATTAGGATTTGGTTCTAAAGCAATTATTACGGGGGATGTGACTCAAGTTGATTTACCTCAAGGAAGAGAATCTGGTCTTAAAGTTGTAACTAAAATTTTAAACGAGGTGTCTGGAATCGACTTTGTTTATTTAACTCAGTCAGATGTAGTACGTCATCCTTTAGTGCAAAGAATTATTGAAGCTTATGATATTTATGACAAGAAGGAGTGA
- the ybeY gene encoding rRNA maturation RNase YbeY, with product MDIYFDNRQTQTEIANEILQHLEKAIYLAIEKENIKIPVEVSVSFVENKEIQELNKKYRKKDCPTDVLSFPLIDREQLEDGHAPFTIPLGDIIISIPKVIEQAKEYGHSFLRELIYLTVHGMFHLLGYDHINQEEKAIMRNKEEFVMKSINITKNPS from the coding sequence ATGGACATATATTTCGATAATCGTCAAACACAAACAGAAATTGCAAATGAAATATTACAACATTTAGAAAAGGCAATATATTTGGCTATAGAAAAAGAAAATATAAAAATACCAGTAGAAGTTAGCGTTTCTTTTGTTGAAAATAAGGAAATACAAGAATTAAATAAAAAGTATCGTAAAAAAGATTGCCCTACAGATGTATTGTCTTTTCCATTAATAGATAGAGAACAATTAGAAGATGGACATGCACCTTTTACTATTCCTTTGGGAGATATTATTATTTCTATTCCAAAAGTTATAGAACAAGCAAAAGAATATGGGCATTCTTTTTTAAGAGAATTGATTTATTTAACAGTTCATGGGATGTTTCATTTATTAGGGTATGATCATATAAATCAAGAAGAAAAAGCTATTATGAGAAATAAAGAAGAATTTGTAATGAAATCTATAAATATTACTAAAAATCCTTCATAA
- a CDS encoding diacylglycerol kinase, whose translation MKIRKLIDSFNYAISGLIYALKTQKNMKIHFLIGTIVIFISLFVDFSRIEILILGITICLVIITELINTAIESTIDLYTKEHSPLAKIAKDVAAGAVLVAAVNSIFVAYVLFFDRIQPFAKTVFIKVQQSSGHLTFVSLILVIVVVIAMKSKFSKNGTYLLGGMPSGHSALSFSAATAIAFISKDIVIAILGYFLAITISQSRIEGKIHTPLEVIVGAVVGTLVTLLIFQMFL comes from the coding sequence ATGAAAATTCGAAAACTGATTGATAGTTTTAATTATGCAATTTCTGGCCTAATTTATGCATTAAAAACCCAAAAAAATATGAAAATTCATTTCTTGATTGGAACTATTGTGATATTTATCAGTCTTTTTGTTGATTTTAGTAGAATAGAAATACTTATTTTAGGAATTACTATTTGTTTGGTAATTATTACAGAATTAATTAACACAGCGATAGAATCTACAATTGATTTATATACAAAAGAACATAGCCCTTTAGCTAAGATTGCAAAAGATGTTGCAGCAGGAGCTGTTTTAGTAGCAGCAGTGAATTCTATATTTGTTGCCTATGTTTTGTTTTTTGATCGAATACAACCGTTTGCTAAAACGGTATTCATTAAAGTACAACAATCATCGGGACATTTAACATTTGTAAGTTTAATTTTAGTAATTGTGGTAGTAATCGCTATGAAATCTAAATTCAGTAAAAATGGAACCTATCTTTTAGGAGGAATGCCAAGTGGGCATAGTGCTTTATCTTTTTCTGCTGCTACTGCCATTGCTTTTATTTCAAAAGATATCGTAATTGCTATCTTAGGATACTTTTTAGCTATTACAATCTCTCAAAGTCGTATTGAAGGGAAAATACATACCCCATTAGAAGTGATTGTAGGAGCAGTCGTAGGAACCCTTGTTACTTTATTGATTTTTCAAATGTTTTTGTAA
- a CDS encoding cytidine deaminase: protein MKLDEKTKKELLQKAKEGKEMAYVPYSKFPVGAALLTESGNIYIGCNIENASYGATNCAERTALFKAVSEGETNFRALAVVSNHSDYTFPCGICRQVIQEFAQDIEMIFENKEGNILTLTIKDLLPYPFKEDYLEATKETEKDEK, encoded by the coding sequence ATGAAGTTAGATGAAAAAACTAAAAAGGAATTATTACAAAAGGCAAAAGAAGGAAAAGAGATGGCTTATGTGCCTTATTCAAAGTTTCCAGTAGGAGCAGCCCTTTTGACGGAATCTGGTAATATATATATAGGATGCAATATAGAAAATGCTTCTTATGGTGCAACAAATTGTGCTGAAAGAACAGCACTTTTTAAAGCAGTATCAGAAGGAGAAACAAACTTTAGAGCTTTAGCTGTAGTAAGTAATCATTCAGACTACACTTTTCCTTGTGGAATTTGCCGTCAAGTAATTCAAGAATTTGCACAAGATATTGAGATGATTTTTGAAAATAAGGAGGGAAACATTCTAACATTAACGATTAAAGATTTATTACCTTATCCTTTCAAAGAGGACTATTTAGAAGCAACAAAGGAGACAGAAAAAGATGAAAAATAA
- the era gene encoding GTPase Era, which yields MKNNYRSGFVAMIGRPNVGKSTLLNQIMKEKVVIISNKPQTTRNIIRLIYTQPDYQIIFIDTPGIHKPKNRLGEYMVNAAKQTLNEVDVVVFLVDESMNIGPGDQYILEMLKDVKTPVLLVINKIDLLTKEQLLEKIALYKHIKSIDEIIPVSARNHENIEKLMEVIANKLPIGPQYFPEDMIIDQPEKKIVEELVREKALQLLQQEVPHGIATEVISMKERKGRNLIDIDINIYCEKNSHKGIIIGKQGKMLKEIGQRARKDIENLLGIKVNLQLWVKVKPDWRNKFRELKDLGYQ from the coding sequence ATGAAAAATAATTATCGTTCGGGTTTTGTGGCTATGATTGGCAGACCTAATGTTGGAAAATCTACTTTATTGAATCAGATTATGAAAGAAAAAGTAGTGATTATATCAAATAAGCCACAAACTACTAGAAATATTATAAGATTAATTTATACACAGCCAGACTATCAAATTATATTTATTGATACGCCAGGAATTCATAAGCCTAAAAATAGATTAGGAGAATATATGGTAAACGCCGCAAAACAAACTTTAAATGAAGTAGATGTTGTAGTATTTTTAGTTGATGAAAGTATGAATATAGGACCAGGGGATCAATATATATTAGAAATGCTTAAAGATGTAAAAACTCCTGTTTTATTGGTGATTAATAAAATTGACTTACTAACCAAAGAACAATTATTAGAGAAAATAGCTTTATATAAGCATATAAAAAGTATTGATGAAATTATTCCTGTATCTGCTAGAAACCATGAAAATATAGAGAAATTAATGGAAGTTATAGCAAATAAATTACCAATAGGTCCTCAATATTTTCCAGAAGATATGATCATAGATCAACCGGAAAAAAAGATTGTTGAAGAATTAGTAAGAGAAAAAGCTTTACAACTTCTTCAACAAGAGGTTCCTCATGGAATTGCTACTGAAGTGATTTCGATGAAAGAAAGAAAAGGAAGAAATCTTATAGATATTGACATAAATATTTACTGTGAAAAAAATAGTCATAAAGGAATTATCATTGGAAAACAAGGAAAAATGTTAAAAGAAATTGGACAGAGGGCAAGAAAAGATATAGAAAATTTATTGGGAATTAAAGTAAATTTACAATTATGGGTTAAAGTAAAACCAGATTGGAGAAATAAATTTAGAGAGTTAAAAGATTTAGGATACCAATAA
- a CDS encoding YqzL family protein, which yields MKKLFWKCFFETGKIDMYLLYKEYEKEEKTKQIYQIDDQTQSFQSSNHRKGWIG from the coding sequence ATGAAAAAATTATTTTGGAAATGTTTTTTTGAAACTGGTAAAATTGATATGTATTTATTATATAAAGAATATGAGAAAGAAGAAAAAACGAAACAAATTTATCAAATAGATGATCAAACCCAATCTTTTCAGTCTTCGAATCATAGGAAGGGTTGGATAGGATAA
- the recO gene encoding DNA repair protein RecO — protein sequence MQLFKTSGIVIRQVNFGESNKIVTVLTRDKGKIQAVARGARKTKNSLMPATQLFCYSNFIFYQGKSMIYINQVELREAFYNLRVNLEKLTYASYLLELVNTITQENEKEEKIFLLLAHTLKHMAYSSDINDDLITLAFQIKLIAMSGYAPHLNDCVSCGNPLSEKIKMSAKMGGILCPQCFHFDTFAMGLNQEARKVLLFLLYQPLYKLIELTISKETIKKLLRVMNTYISICLEKPFHSLNFLKTIEGNQKMNNNY from the coding sequence ATGCAATTATTCAAAACTTCTGGAATTGTTATTAGGCAGGTAAATTTTGGGGAATCTAATAAGATAGTTACTGTATTAACTCGAGATAAGGGAAAAATACAAGCAGTTGCTAGAGGAGCTAGAAAAACAAAAAATAGTTTGATGCCTGCGACTCAATTATTTTGTTATAGCAATTTTATTTTTTATCAAGGAAAATCTATGATTTATATTAATCAAGTAGAGTTAAGGGAAGCTTTTTACAATCTAAGAGTAAATTTAGAAAAACTTACCTATGCTTCTTATTTATTAGAGTTAGTAAATACTATTACGCAAGAGAATGAAAAAGAAGAAAAAATTTTTCTGTTACTGGCACATACATTGAAACATATGGCGTATTCTAGCGATATAAATGATGATCTTATCACTTTGGCATTTCAAATAAAATTAATAGCTATGTCAGGGTATGCACCTCATTTAAATGATTGTGTATCATGTGGAAATCCGTTAAGTGAAAAAATAAAAATGAGTGCAAAGATGGGAGGCATCCTATGCCCTCAATGTTTTCACTTTGACACCTTTGCCATGGGATTAAATCAAGAAGCAAGAAAAGTTCTTCTTTTTTTACTATATCAGCCATTGTATAAATTAATAGAATTAACTATATCAAAAGAAACTATTAAAAAGTTATTAAGGGTTATGAATACTTATATTTCTATTTGTTTAGAAAAGCCTTTTCATTCTTTGAATTTTCTGAAAACTATAGAAGGGAATCAAAAAATGAATAATAATTATTAA
- a CDS encoding DUF4342 domain-containing protein, with the protein MDNVLEKIDTIRERTGVSYKEAKEALERAEGDILNAIILIEEKQKENRWTEQITVAGTEVVDKLKEIIRKGNVSRIRVKKGDYLILDMPVTAGAVGTILMPYIAALGGAIALVSKCSIEVERPNQNCINLNEEMIEMMKMAENKAKEYIFHEKKQDFNNSAFEDKEEKE; encoded by the coding sequence ATGGATAATGTTCTTGAAAAAATTGATACAATAAGGGAAAGAACAGGAGTAAGCTATAAAGAGGCAAAGGAAGCATTAGAAAGGGCAGAAGGAGATATTTTAAATGCAATTATTCTTATTGAAGAAAAGCAAAAAGAAAATCGTTGGACTGAACAAATTACAGTAGCAGGAACAGAAGTAGTAGATAAGTTAAAAGAGATTATACGAAAGGGAAATGTAAGTCGAATTCGAGTTAAAAAAGGAGATTATCTCATTTTAGATATGCCTGTAACAGCAGGTGCAGTAGGAACTATATTAATGCCTTATATTGCTGCTTTAGGGGGTGCGATTGCCCTTGTATCTAAATGTAGTATTGAAGTTGAAAGACCGAATCAAAATTGTATTAATCTCAATGAAGAAATGATAGAAATGATGAAAATGGCAGAAAATAAAGCAAAAGAATATATTTTTCATGAAAAAAAACAAGATTTTAATAATTCCGCATTTGAGGATAAAGAAGAAAAGGAATGA
- a CDS encoding glycine--tRNA ligase, with amino-acid sequence MTTNITMNDIVSLAKRRGFIFPGSEIYGGLANTWDYGPLGVELKNNIKKAWWKKFVQESPYNVGLDSAILMNPEVWVASGHVGGFNDPLMDCRECKARFRADKLIEDFMNQKGKEIVVDGWDNQKMQNFIRENNISCPKCGKSNFTEIRQFNLMFKTHQGVVEDSKSDIYLRPETAQGIFINFKNVQRSTRKKLPFGIAQIGKSFRNEITPGNFIFRTREFEQMELEFFCKPGEDLEWFTYWKEFCKNWLLDLGIKEKNIRLRDHSQEELSHYSNATTDIEYHFPFGWGELWGIADRTNFDLTQHQNHSSQDMSYLDPTSNEKYIPYCIEPSVGVDRVLLAFLIDAYKIEKLEKDTRIVLKLHPQLAPIKAAVLPLTKKLKDKAREVYELLSKKFMVEYDEIGSIGKRYRRQDEIGTPYCVTIDYDTLEDQSITIRDRDTMQQVRIAIEDLISFLESKIEDN; translated from the coding sequence ATGACAACAAATATAACTATGAATGATATTGTTAGTTTAGCAAAAAGGAGAGGTTTTATATTTCCAGGCTCTGAGATTTATGGAGGTTTAGCAAATACTTGGGATTATGGCCCTTTAGGAGTAGAATTAAAGAATAATATCAAAAAAGCCTGGTGGAAAAAATTTGTACAAGAAAGCCCTTACAATGTGGGATTGGATTCAGCAATTTTAATGAATCCTGAAGTTTGGGTAGCTTCAGGTCATGTAGGGGGATTTAATGATCCATTAATGGATTGTAGAGAATGCAAAGCTCGTTTTCGAGCAGATAAATTAATTGAAGATTTTATGAATCAAAAAGGTAAAGAAATTGTTGTAGACGGATGGGACAATCAAAAAATGCAGAATTTTATAAGAGAAAATAATATTTCTTGTCCTAAATGTGGGAAAAGCAATTTTACAGAAATTAGACAATTTAATTTAATGTTTAAAACTCATCAAGGGGTAGTAGAAGATTCTAAGTCGGATATTTATTTAAGACCCGAAACTGCTCAAGGAATTTTTATTAATTTTAAAAATGTACAAAGAAGTACTAGAAAAAAATTACCTTTTGGAATTGCTCAGATAGGAAAATCCTTTAGAAATGAAATTACTCCAGGAAATTTTATATTCAGAACTAGAGAATTTGAGCAAATGGAGTTAGAATTTTTCTGTAAACCTGGAGAAGATCTAGAATGGTTTACATATTGGAAAGAGTTTTGTAAAAACTGGCTTTTAGATTTGGGTATAAAAGAAAAAAATATTAGACTTAGAGATCATAGTCAAGAAGAACTCTCTCATTATAGCAATGCTACTACCGATATAGAATATCATTTTCCTTTTGGTTGGGGAGAGTTATGGGGGATCGCTGACCGTACTAATTTTGATCTCACTCAACACCAAAACCATTCTTCACAAGATATGTCTTATTTAGATCCTACTAGCAATGAAAAATATATTCCTTATTGTATTGAGCCTTCTGTAGGAGTAGATAGAGTGCTATTAGCTTTCCTAATAGATGCTTATAAAATAGAAAAATTGGAAAAGGATACTCGTATTGTATTGAAGTTACATCCTCAGTTGGCACCGATAAAAGCAGCAGTATTACCGCTTACTAAAAAGCTTAAAGATAAGGCTAGAGAAGTATATGAATTATTAAGTAAAAAATTTATGGTTGAGTATGATGAAATTGGTAGTATTGGAAAAAGGTATAGAAGGCAAGATGAAATTGGGACCCCCTATTGTGTTACTATAGATTATGATACTTTAGAAGATCAAAGTATTACTATAAGAGACAGAGATACTATGCAACAAGTTCGTATTGCGATAGAAGATTTAATATCTTTTTTAGAAAGCAAAATAGAGGACAACTAA